Proteins co-encoded in one Chloroflexota bacterium genomic window:
- a CDS encoding AMP-binding protein produces the protein MLFPSLAQASAAPAVRFGDDALSHRELRDVAANVAAEIGDAGRVAVWATSTLHTCAAVFGALAAGVAVVPISPKAGTRELEHMAADAAPDLLFAEPGAELPAALQGIARATVAFESAGHSLPPEPAEDAPALIIYTSGTTGLPKGVVLSRRAIAANLDALAAAWAWTAEDRLVHALPLFHVHGLALGLLGPVRLGGQVRHLQRFSAPAVAEALNDGATMLFGVPTMYHRIAIEAEEDAGIAEALRRARLLVSGSAPLPAVEHQRIERLCGQRVVERYGMTETLMICSIRVDGDRRPGYVGPPLDGVEVVLLDDDGEAIDVADDDTIGEVALRSPSLFSEYLNQPDATAAAMKDGWFLTGDVATRAADGYVRVVGRRSTDLIKSGGFKIGAGEIEGALLEHEAVAEAAVTAEPDADLGERIVAWVVLRPQATATAEELVAHVAELLSPHKRPREVHFLDDLPRNDMGKIRKTELTPPTVGGDR, from the coding sequence ATGCTGTTCCCTTCCCTCGCGCAGGCGAGCGCCGCTCCGGCGGTTCGTTTCGGTGACGATGCCCTGAGCCACCGCGAGCTGCGGGACGTCGCCGCGAACGTGGCGGCCGAGATCGGCGACGCCGGCCGCGTCGCGGTCTGGGCGACGTCGACGCTGCACACGTGCGCGGCGGTCTTCGGGGCCCTGGCGGCGGGCGTGGCGGTCGTGCCGATCAGCCCCAAGGCGGGCACCCGCGAGCTGGAGCACATGGCCGCCGACGCCGCTCCCGACCTGCTCTTCGCCGAGCCCGGCGCCGAGCTCCCGGCGGCGCTGCAGGGCATCGCCCGCGCCACCGTCGCGTTCGAGTCCGCCGGCCACTCGTTGCCGCCCGAGCCCGCCGAGGACGCGCCGGCGCTCATCATCTACACCTCCGGGACGACCGGCCTCCCGAAGGGCGTCGTGTTGTCCCGCCGCGCCATCGCGGCCAACCTCGACGCCCTCGCGGCGGCGTGGGCGTGGACCGCCGAGGACCGGCTCGTCCACGCGCTGCCGCTCTTCCACGTCCATGGCCTGGCCCTCGGGCTCCTCGGCCCGGTCCGGCTCGGCGGACAGGTCCGCCACCTCCAGCGGTTCTCCGCGCCCGCGGTGGCCGAGGCGCTGAACGACGGCGCCACGATGCTCTTCGGCGTCCCGACGATGTACCACCGCATCGCGATCGAGGCCGAGGAGGACGCCGGCATCGCCGAGGCGCTGCGCCGGGCTCGGCTGCTGGTGTCCGGCTCGGCCCCCCTCCCGGCGGTCGAGCACCAGCGCATCGAGCGTCTCTGCGGGCAGCGGGTGGTCGAGCGCTACGGCATGACCGAGACGCTCATGATCTGCTCGATCCGCGTCGACGGGGACCGCCGGCCGGGCTACGTCGGCCCGCCGCTCGACGGTGTCGAGGTCGTGCTGCTCGACGACGACGGCGAGGCGATCGACGTCGCCGACGACGACACGATCGGCGAGGTCGCCCTGCGCAGCCCGAGCCTGTTCAGCGAGTACCTCAACCAGCCCGACGCCACGGCCGCCGCCATGAAGGACGGCTGGTTCCTCACCGGGGACGTCGCGACGCGCGCGGCCGACGGCTACGTCAGGGTCGTCGGGCGGCGCTCCACCGACCTCATCAAGAGCGGTGGCTTCAAGATCGGCGCCGGCGAGATCGAGGGCGCGCTGCTCGAGCACGAGGCGGTGGCGGAGGCGGCGGTGACCGCGGAGCCCGACGCGGACCTCGGCGAGCGCATCGTGGCGTGGGTCGTCCTGCGACCGCAGGCCACCGCGACGGCCGAGGAGCTGGTCGCCCACGTCGCCGAGCTGCTCTCTCCGCACAAGCGCCCGCGCGAGGTCCACTTCCTGGACGACCTCCCGCGCAACGACATGGGCAAGATCCGCAAGACCGAGCTGACCCCCCCGACCGTCGGAGGCGACCGATGA
- a CDS encoding aspartate/glutamate racemase family protein, which yields MTEPTRYRLGLIVPSSNVTMETEIPALLRARESEAPEERFTFHSSRMRMKRVTPEELRAMNAQMDRCAAELADARCDVVATACLVALMAGGAGFHCTAEDQIRDVLREEGAPAPVVSSAGALIDGARALGARRVAMVTPYQRELTKLVAEYIEASGIEVHDALSLEVADNLEVAALDPAGLLEHWRRLDLTGCDA from the coding sequence ATGACCGAGCCCACCCGCTACCGCCTCGGGCTCATCGTCCCGAGCTCGAACGTGACGATGGAGACCGAGATCCCCGCCTTGCTGCGCGCGCGAGAGAGCGAGGCGCCCGAGGAGCGGTTCACGTTCCACTCGAGCCGCATGCGCATGAAGCGCGTCACCCCGGAGGAGCTGCGGGCCATGAACGCGCAGATGGACCGCTGCGCCGCCGAGCTGGCCGACGCCCGCTGCGACGTCGTGGCCACCGCCTGCCTGGTCGCGTTGATGGCCGGGGGCGCGGGCTTCCACTGCACCGCCGAGGACCAGATCCGCGACGTCCTGCGCGAGGAGGGGGCCCCGGCCCCGGTCGTGTCCTCGGCCGGCGCGCTCATCGACGGGGCCAGGGCGCTCGGCGCGCGCCGGGTGGCGATGGTCACGCCGTACCAGCGCGAGCTGACCAAGCTGGTCGCGGAGTACATCGAGGCCAGCGGCATCGAGGTGCACGACGCGCTCAGCCTCGAGGTCGCCGACAACCTCGAGGTCGCCGCGCTCGACCCGGCGGGCCTGCTCGAGCACTGGCGGCGCCTGGACCTGACGGGATGTGACGC